One genomic window of Prochlorococcus marinus str. NATL2A includes the following:
- the murI gene encoding glutamate racemase, with the protein MRIGLFDSGIGGFTVLKKVIKLCPNNSFIYLADTARLPYGIKTTNEIKKIAEEISSWFRYQKIDAFLVACNTTNAIALDILKKNLDIPVFDLIGSAASTIQESRVGVLATPSTVKTKAYTNAILEFKPKTFVIEQPCPAFVPMIEMDNINSDDITDVATGYLQPLLKQKIHSLILGCSHYPLIAPSLRKVLPSSVKLIDPAEALSFKLKLFIDSKTSNYSKNKNFVDLKFYVTSNLKHFPNKAKHWLNVFPEVNLVSLQKKGWVS; encoded by the coding sequence ATGCGTATTGGATTATTTGATAGTGGTATTGGAGGCTTCACTGTTCTAAAAAAGGTTATTAAGTTATGTCCCAATAATTCATTTATATATTTAGCTGATACAGCAAGACTTCCTTATGGAATAAAGACGACTAATGAGATCAAAAAAATTGCTGAAGAAATATCATCTTGGTTTAGATATCAAAAAATTGACGCCTTTTTGGTCGCCTGTAACACAACAAATGCCATTGCCTTGGACATACTTAAAAAAAATTTAGATATCCCTGTTTTTGACTTGATTGGCTCTGCTGCCTCAACCATTCAGGAATCTAGGGTGGGTGTTCTCGCAACTCCTTCTACAGTAAAAACAAAAGCTTATACAAATGCGATTTTAGAATTCAAGCCAAAAACTTTTGTAATTGAGCAACCATGCCCTGCATTTGTTCCAATGATTGAAATGGATAATATTAATTCAGATGATATTACTGATGTTGCGACTGGGTATTTACAACCTCTTTTAAAACAAAAAATTCATTCTTTAATTCTTGGTTGTAGTCATTATCCTCTCATAGCCCCCTCTCTGAGAAAGGTTTTACCATCAAGTGTTAAATTGATTGACCCCGCAGAAGCTCTTTCTTTTAAATTAAAGTTGTTTATTGATTCAAAAACAAGCAATTATTCAAAGAATAAAAATTTTGTTGATTTAAAGTTTTACGTAACCTCTAACCTTAAACATTTTCCCAATAAAGCAAAGCATTGGTTAAATGTATTTCCTGAAGTTAATCTTGTTTCACTGCAGAAGAAGGGCTGGGTCTCTTAA